The Glycine soja cultivar W05 chromosome 6, ASM419377v2, whole genome shotgun sequence genome has a window encoding:
- the LOC114417282 gene encoding BTB/POZ domain-containing protein At3g22104-like isoform X1, with product MEACCCNLEVDVNGEETFMVDKTVITQYSNKFARLFGKSSGATGKLKVIFHDFPGGAEGFELMLKFCYNNGTADINPSNLFLARCAAEYMEMKEPMADVSNLLEQTEKSLQEISYWTWSDILIGLKQCQSLLVPDSSVMVERCLDTIVGRLVLASEASPCPSTSSTDSSWVRYSCDSKSTESVKTSFSRLTWWFEDLLFLSPLLVAMLVKSMLLRKMDHLVISKFLLYYQKAKFSTATTHEKCKIIEMVIDMHYDMDLSCVPCKTLFGILRVTLGLNISKCSRNKLETMIGSQLDQATLDNLLVPSPHGISYLYDVNLILRFLKAFLRRGNSLVTPIRMRKVASLIDLYIAEIAPDPCLKTSKFLALATAIPDSARDSYDELYHAMDMYLEVHTQLSQEERLKICCGLNFEKLSPQACLHLSQNKKFPSKSTVQALISQQSKLKNLLHVIPSTSSYNDSPCSSSGAAAQKGKKDKTSEQVVLYSGNFDLSTDNEKLKAHLQGMQWRVMELEKFCRKMQIQMAKITKSKASGHSYAKSLPKLCS from the exons ATGGAAGCTTGTTGCTGCAACCTTGAAGTAGATGTAAATGGAGAAGAGACTTTCATGGTGGACAAG ACTGTTATTACTCAGTATTCAAACAAATTTGCTAGACTATTTGGAAAGTCTAGTGGTGCCACAGGAAAGCTTAAAGTAATATTCCATGATTTTCCAGGAGGTGCTGAAGGCTTTGAGCTTATGTTGAAATTCTGTTACAACAATGGAACAGCTGATATAAACCCTTCCAATTTGTTTCTTGCACGTTGTGCTGCTGAGTACATGGAAATGAAGGAACCCATGGCTGATGTTTCTAACTTGTTGGAGCAAACTGAAAAGTCACTCCAAGAGATTAGCTATTGGACTTGGTCAGATATTTTGATTGGTCTGAAACAGTGCCAGAGTTTACTAGTTCCAGATTCTTCTGTGATGGTAGAGAGATGCTTGGATACTATTGTGGGGAGACTTGTTTTGGCCAGTGAAGCAAGTCCTTGTCCATCAACTAGTTCCACAGACAGTTCTTGGGTTCGGTATTCGTGCGACTCTAAGAGCACCGAGAGTGTAAAAACAAGTTTCTCTCGTTTAACATGGTGGTTTGAAGATCTCCTGTTTTTGAGTCCCTTGTTGGTTGCAATGTTGGTTAAGTCAATGCTTTTGCGAAAGATGGACCATCTTGTGATCAGCAAGTTTCTTCTCTACTATCAGAAGGCCAAATTTTCTACTGCTACTACACATGAGAAGTGCAAGATCATAGAAATGGTCATAGATATGCATTATGATATGGATCTAAGTTGTGTTCCTTGCAAAACTTTGTTTGGGATTTTGAGGGTTACTTTGGGATTGAACATAAGCAAATGTAGCAGGAATAAGTTGGAGACTATGATTGGTTCCCAGTTGGATCAAGCAACCTTGGACAATTTGCTTGTTCCATCTCCTCATGGAATAAGCTATTTATATGATGTGAAccttattttgagatttttgaAGGCATTCTTGCGGCGAGGAAATAGTCTAGTCACTCCCATTCGGATGAGGAAAGTTGCTAGCTTAATAGATTTGTATATAGCAGAAATAGCTCCTGATCcttgtttaaaaacttcaaagtTCTTGGCTCTTGCCACAGCAATTCCCGATTCTGCAAGAGATTCTTATGATGAGCTCTACCATGCAATGGACATGTATCTTGAG GTGCATACTCAATTGTCCCAGGAAGAAAGATTGAAGATATGCTGTGGTTTAAATTTTGAGAAGCTTTCACCTCAAGCTTGCCTACACCTTTCTCAGAACAAAAAATTTCCTTCAAAATCGActgttcaagctcttatctCTCAACAATCTAAGCTAAAAAATTTACTCCATGTCATTCCCAGTACATCTTCATACAATGATTCACCTTGCAGCTCCAGTGGTGCTGCTGCtcaaaagggaaagaaagacAAAACCAGTGAACAAGTTGTGTTGTATTCTGGCAATTTTGATCTTTCTACAGACAATGAGAAACTCAAAGCACATTTACAAGGAATGCAGTGGAGGGTCATGGAGTTAGAGAAATTCTGTAGGAAAATGCAAATCCAAATGGCAAAGATCACAAAATCAAAAGCATCAGGCCATAGTTATGCAAAATCTTTGCCCAAGCTATGCTcttga
- the LOC114417282 gene encoding BTB/POZ domain-containing protein At3g22104-like isoform X2, whose amino-acid sequence MCSSDSMFLTVITQYSNKFARLFGKSSGATGKLKVIFHDFPGGAEGFELMLKFCYNNGTADINPSNLFLARCAAEYMEMKEPMADVSNLLEQTEKSLQEISYWTWSDILIGLKQCQSLLVPDSSVMVERCLDTIVGRLVLASEASPCPSTSSTDSSWVRYSCDSKSTESVKTSFSRLTWWFEDLLFLSPLLVAMLVKSMLLRKMDHLVISKFLLYYQKAKFSTATTHEKCKIIEMVIDMHYDMDLSCVPCKTLFGILRVTLGLNISKCSRNKLETMIGSQLDQATLDNLLVPSPHGISYLYDVNLILRFLKAFLRRGNSLVTPIRMRKVASLIDLYIAEIAPDPCLKTSKFLALATAIPDSARDSYDELYHAMDMYLEVHTQLSQEERLKICCGLNFEKLSPQACLHLSQNKKFPSKSTVQALISQQSKLKNLLHVIPSTSSYNDSPCSSSGAAAQKGKKDKTSEQVVLYSGNFDLSTDNEKLKAHLQGMQWRVMELEKFCRKMQIQMAKITKSKASGHSYAKSLPKLCS is encoded by the exons ATGTGCTCTAGTGATTCCATGTTTTTG ACTGTTATTACTCAGTATTCAAACAAATTTGCTAGACTATTTGGAAAGTCTAGTGGTGCCACAGGAAAGCTTAAAGTAATATTCCATGATTTTCCAGGAGGTGCTGAAGGCTTTGAGCTTATGTTGAAATTCTGTTACAACAATGGAACAGCTGATATAAACCCTTCCAATTTGTTTCTTGCACGTTGTGCTGCTGAGTACATGGAAATGAAGGAACCCATGGCTGATGTTTCTAACTTGTTGGAGCAAACTGAAAAGTCACTCCAAGAGATTAGCTATTGGACTTGGTCAGATATTTTGATTGGTCTGAAACAGTGCCAGAGTTTACTAGTTCCAGATTCTTCTGTGATGGTAGAGAGATGCTTGGATACTATTGTGGGGAGACTTGTTTTGGCCAGTGAAGCAAGTCCTTGTCCATCAACTAGTTCCACAGACAGTTCTTGGGTTCGGTATTCGTGCGACTCTAAGAGCACCGAGAGTGTAAAAACAAGTTTCTCTCGTTTAACATGGTGGTTTGAAGATCTCCTGTTTTTGAGTCCCTTGTTGGTTGCAATGTTGGTTAAGTCAATGCTTTTGCGAAAGATGGACCATCTTGTGATCAGCAAGTTTCTTCTCTACTATCAGAAGGCCAAATTTTCTACTGCTACTACACATGAGAAGTGCAAGATCATAGAAATGGTCATAGATATGCATTATGATATGGATCTAAGTTGTGTTCCTTGCAAAACTTTGTTTGGGATTTTGAGGGTTACTTTGGGATTGAACATAAGCAAATGTAGCAGGAATAAGTTGGAGACTATGATTGGTTCCCAGTTGGATCAAGCAACCTTGGACAATTTGCTTGTTCCATCTCCTCATGGAATAAGCTATTTATATGATGTGAAccttattttgagatttttgaAGGCATTCTTGCGGCGAGGAAATAGTCTAGTCACTCCCATTCGGATGAGGAAAGTTGCTAGCTTAATAGATTTGTATATAGCAGAAATAGCTCCTGATCcttgtttaaaaacttcaaagtTCTTGGCTCTTGCCACAGCAATTCCCGATTCTGCAAGAGATTCTTATGATGAGCTCTACCATGCAATGGACATGTATCTTGAG GTGCATACTCAATTGTCCCAGGAAGAAAGATTGAAGATATGCTGTGGTTTAAATTTTGAGAAGCTTTCACCTCAAGCTTGCCTACACCTTTCTCAGAACAAAAAATTTCCTTCAAAATCGActgttcaagctcttatctCTCAACAATCTAAGCTAAAAAATTTACTCCATGTCATTCCCAGTACATCTTCATACAATGATTCACCTTGCAGCTCCAGTGGTGCTGCTGCtcaaaagggaaagaaagacAAAACCAGTGAACAAGTTGTGTTGTATTCTGGCAATTTTGATCTTTCTACAGACAATGAGAAACTCAAAGCACATTTACAAGGAATGCAGTGGAGGGTCATGGAGTTAGAGAAATTCTGTAGGAAAATGCAAATCCAAATGGCAAAGATCACAAAATCAAAAGCATCAGGCCATAGTTATGCAAAATCTTTGCCCAAGCTATGCTcttga
- the LOC114417282 gene encoding BTB/POZ domain-containing protein At3g22104-like isoform X3 — protein MLKFCYNNGTADINPSNLFLARCAAEYMEMKEPMADVSNLLEQTEKSLQEISYWTWSDILIGLKQCQSLLVPDSSVMVERCLDTIVGRLVLASEASPCPSTSSTDSSWVRYSCDSKSTESVKTSFSRLTWWFEDLLFLSPLLVAMLVKSMLLRKMDHLVISKFLLYYQKAKFSTATTHEKCKIIEMVIDMHYDMDLSCVPCKTLFGILRVTLGLNISKCSRNKLETMIGSQLDQATLDNLLVPSPHGISYLYDVNLILRFLKAFLRRGNSLVTPIRMRKVASLIDLYIAEIAPDPCLKTSKFLALATAIPDSARDSYDELYHAMDMYLEVHTQLSQEERLKICCGLNFEKLSPQACLHLSQNKKFPSKSTVQALISQQSKLKNLLHVIPSTSSYNDSPCSSSGAAAQKGKKDKTSEQVVLYSGNFDLSTDNEKLKAHLQGMQWRVMELEKFCRKMQIQMAKITKSKASGHSYAKSLPKLCS, from the exons ATGTTGAAATTCTGTTACAACAATGGAACAGCTGATATAAACCCTTCCAATTTGTTTCTTGCACGTTGTGCTGCTGAGTACATGGAAATGAAGGAACCCATGGCTGATGTTTCTAACTTGTTGGAGCAAACTGAAAAGTCACTCCAAGAGATTAGCTATTGGACTTGGTCAGATATTTTGATTGGTCTGAAACAGTGCCAGAGTTTACTAGTTCCAGATTCTTCTGTGATGGTAGAGAGATGCTTGGATACTATTGTGGGGAGACTTGTTTTGGCCAGTGAAGCAAGTCCTTGTCCATCAACTAGTTCCACAGACAGTTCTTGGGTTCGGTATTCGTGCGACTCTAAGAGCACCGAGAGTGTAAAAACAAGTTTCTCTCGTTTAACATGGTGGTTTGAAGATCTCCTGTTTTTGAGTCCCTTGTTGGTTGCAATGTTGGTTAAGTCAATGCTTTTGCGAAAGATGGACCATCTTGTGATCAGCAAGTTTCTTCTCTACTATCAGAAGGCCAAATTTTCTACTGCTACTACACATGAGAAGTGCAAGATCATAGAAATGGTCATAGATATGCATTATGATATGGATCTAAGTTGTGTTCCTTGCAAAACTTTGTTTGGGATTTTGAGGGTTACTTTGGGATTGAACATAAGCAAATGTAGCAGGAATAAGTTGGAGACTATGATTGGTTCCCAGTTGGATCAAGCAACCTTGGACAATTTGCTTGTTCCATCTCCTCATGGAATAAGCTATTTATATGATGTGAAccttattttgagatttttgaAGGCATTCTTGCGGCGAGGAAATAGTCTAGTCACTCCCATTCGGATGAGGAAAGTTGCTAGCTTAATAGATTTGTATATAGCAGAAATAGCTCCTGATCcttgtttaaaaacttcaaagtTCTTGGCTCTTGCCACAGCAATTCCCGATTCTGCAAGAGATTCTTATGATGAGCTCTACCATGCAATGGACATGTATCTTGAG GTGCATACTCAATTGTCCCAGGAAGAAAGATTGAAGATATGCTGTGGTTTAAATTTTGAGAAGCTTTCACCTCAAGCTTGCCTACACCTTTCTCAGAACAAAAAATTTCCTTCAAAATCGActgttcaagctcttatctCTCAACAATCTAAGCTAAAAAATTTACTCCATGTCATTCCCAGTACATCTTCATACAATGATTCACCTTGCAGCTCCAGTGGTGCTGCTGCtcaaaagggaaagaaagacAAAACCAGTGAACAAGTTGTGTTGTATTCTGGCAATTTTGATCTTTCTACAGACAATGAGAAACTCAAAGCACATTTACAAGGAATGCAGTGGAGGGTCATGGAGTTAGAGAAATTCTGTAGGAAAATGCAAATCCAAATGGCAAAGATCACAAAATCAAAAGCATCAGGCCATAGTTATGCAAAATCTTTGCCCAAGCTATGCTcttga